The genomic stretch GTTGCATTACCCGATCGATTGCGTCGATCGAACTCAATATCCGATGATGCCGAACTCGGCCCCCGGCGCCTTCAGTTTGAACTGCACGCCGAATGTCACCGAATTGGGGGTTTCGTGGGTCGCCCCGTTGGCCTGCGCAAAGCCGCCGGCGAGGAAGAAGCCGTCGTCATAGATCAGCTCGCCGCGGGCTTCCAGCCATTCGCTGGCTGCGATGTCCCATGACAGGCTGCCATTGGCCCGCCAGTAGTCGAGCGGCAGCGGCGTGCTGGCGCGCACGGTGACCTCGTGTTGATCGGCGGTGACGCCGGTCGCCGCGTCGGCCGGCAGGTATACGTAGTCGCTCCCCACCGAGTAGGGGCCGAAGGCATAGCTGCCGCCGACGCCTGCCCGCGCCACGCGCGGCCCATCGGGATCGACCTGCATCTTGGCGCCCAGGGTCAGCCCTTCATAGGGCGAACCGCGCGCACCCAGGACGACGTACGACGCATCGTCCTCGAGGCCGCTGCCGATGCCGGTATTGACCGGATCATTGGCGCCGAAGGCGTTGACCCCGGCGAGGCGGAAACTCTGCCCGCCGACGATCTCGAGCCACTGGCCGCCCGAGAAATTGGCGAGATAGCGCGCGCCGACATTGGCCCTGAGACCGGTCTCCTGCCGGTCGCTGCCGGTGAAGCGGTCATAGGAGAAGAGGTTGGTGTCATCGAGCACGAAGCTGTGCGCGTTGTCGTTGGTGATCCCCACCAGCGAGGTGTCGCTGCCGCGATAGACCAGTTGTGCGATCGGCTCGAGCAGATGCGTATCGAGCCCGTTAGCGGCAAACAGCGGCCAGCGGAAATCGACGGCGGCGATCGGGGTCGCCTCGAACAGGAACTGGTCGGCGGGCTCGCCCGCGCTGAGGGCTGCGCCACTGTCGTAACTGGTGATGTCGGCACGGAGTCCGAGATAGGGGGTCACCACGACACCGCCTGGGGCAATGAGCTGGTTCTGCCAGCTGAGCTCGCCCGAGGCATGGGTCTTGCTGCCTTCGAAGCCGAAGACGTAGGGAACGCCGCCATAGGACGTCGCGGCGGTCTCGTCACGCTGCACGCCGAGCAGGTTGCCGTTGGCGCGCACCTGACCCCATTCGCCGAGGTCGAAATACCCGATGCCGCGGGCGTTGGGCAGCGTCACCGCCTGCTGCGCCTGAGCGGAGTCGGCGGCGGCCTCGGTGCCGAACTGCCCCAGCTTCAGGAACTGCTGCAGGCGCACATCGGCGTAGAAGTCGCTGCTCAGGTGCGTGGCATAGACCTCGTTGGTCACCCAGTCGGCGGTGTTGAAGTCGTAGTCGTCGAAATAGGCCGCGTCGGTAAAGGCACTGTACGACCAGCCGACGGTCCAGTCCGCCACCGGCTCAAAGCGTCCCGAACTCTGAATGGCGCCACGCCACTCGCGGTTGCCGATCCCCGAGAAGGCACCCGGATCGAGCTGGTAGATGCCGGACGCCTTGACGGTGAACGCA from Devosia sp. A16 encodes the following:
- a CDS encoding LPS-assembly protein LptD; the protein is MRRDRGMGTRLRQFGAAFALALMAASPAAAQFLPEGFFATLPEPGAPAKVEANVLSYDRSSDVISAQGRVLMQYEGYSIACEDLRYEQKTGDLTCVGNVQLRDPAGNEYTAQNIEVTGGMKQAFIQSLTLTTTDGARVTAADVQYSSALETVLNQATYTPCGDCIDAKGNRIGWKVKAAKLIQNSETKTIYFEQPSLEVLGVPVAWLPWLSLPDPSAKQSNGFLLPSVNYKAEYGARITAPYFINVGDDTQILLAPSLMSRQGFLMAAEWQQRFDYGAFTVKASGIYQLDPGAFSGIGNREWRGAIQSSGRFEPVADWTVGWSYSAFTDAAYFDDYDFNTADWVTNEVYATHLSSDFYADVRLQQFLKLGQFGTEAAADSAQAQQAVTLPNARGIGYFDLGEWGQVRANGNLLGVQRDETAATSYGGVPYVFGFEGSKTHASGELSWQNQLIAPGGVVVTPYLGLRADITSYDSGAALSAGEPADQFLFEATPIAAVDFRWPLFAANGLDTHLLEPIAQLVYRGSDTSLVGITNDNAHSFVLDDTNLFSYDRFTGSDRQETGLRANVGARYLANFSGGQWLEIVGGQSFRLAGVNAFGANDPVNTGIGSGLEDDASYVVLGARGSPYEGLTLGAKMQVDPDGPRVARAGVGGSYAFGPYSVGSDYVYLPADAATGVTADQHEVTVRASTPLPLDYWRANGSLSWDIAASEWLEARGELIYDDGFFLAGGFAQANGATHETPNSVTFGVQFKLKAPGAEFGIIGY